One stretch of Erpetoichthys calabaricus chromosome 14, fErpCal1.3, whole genome shotgun sequence DNA includes these proteins:
- the ahdc1 gene encoding transcription factor Gibbin produces MLSVKVVSTAEGSMNHPGKAKEEIQQNIIRATAEGEDGVSRAVNPSQPDVNCLTHQGSRVENGSCQTDVPTSPCQGAHTFFQGNRVHAEEAMPGIRKAQRREQSANSTHSQSRDIKCNGRKDSGEAPCITFLDSQAMKKDMKQKIRTCSPLTCLALTSDDCNSLDSAMGPDLSCQERKNDNEKKDLLAPEGQNGDAKENNPLPYSPLQHCNRSDLPLHSSGHDSAQEEDAASLSLLDRLNRSQQGLAEELLEGTEDNEQTLKNLSSSMLLSPDRGNIDNILSLLQRKCGNGRINLCPVVQLIDITKDKGRLSEDLQSSGVKLDCTDLGEEGCCEDNQQGDKMEMPSEMSSMHYNFFSSPSLANGIRSPEEKILKKPRIGPRGRRRHIAQQRELQHMTPQPEVQQQDLMPDPIQQASQKEELETQPEVAPALLVSQEEIVTLDVTEEQPLTMPQEIIAPLEPVEPMEEIPVHSPMTANPIILECQPIDIIPTSMPMTNVNATIVHASTPEVKENTLVSQLQQQISEKDNSSMTQTPETERKYSLRSLHRPRIQCHLRKSSRLRRSLAGCTKERKNRMPAPSVDVPLQIIEEPLQLLDDDCEKAQGDFRQGSNDQDGIIELKSYDTEQEGSEVPIESLIELEAEPLEETDMTRGKKRGRCVGVRKIVVKVARIPVNMGRRSKSYKISSVENPAVLDTMTGIEGKEANKGPPREPAALLKMKNNGKNVMVMFPPGELPVILKRRRGRPPKQVPPGQPDPRLIKANEVKKPRRRRRVKLASPQPSYVADTNDAKTDYGDVLSKLAFLNRQPPTTGRCSPPRCWTPTEPKNTLQSPDTPNIAILIQRLQGFRRRGGRAGCMGGRGGLANANESFKRSFSDFFETIGKKRKSPPSDSHFPRKRGRAASVHSYTAPSAEKVIRKRRPRKNGILKGAQQGMNQDSDWSKGSSWPTKSEGRQNQAEKSYGYQNLTSSRSFVACDAAKGGFYSSQTQGNQESQGLFTGYFRSLLDSDDSSDLIDFSMSSQSSRAESHKLPGCFETANAAQCQRWSPVYQKRCPKASPNSSESVSQASNLSRSAYPQGGTGTGTGTTTGTYSLSQTSPTSFQKMVPPLSLSRSPSSPHPAGSFSHYPGFGSGSQSMSSTSNASLPTMKQFEGQRNPDCSFPYGTGSSKPLQVSPGSSSSTCFAGLQGTNPLGKCIYSSGHFQGIAHTPSLQGENHGRTASPGNFMHTKNTNESFPSSPESCRQYSSTAQWGYRPSYPGSGGVWNTDSFRPHFPGSFDYGTYNEPKDILDISNYTPQKVKQRSFSETFSESSSDSSHFGQQAPVASTGSSYKQHDPPPPPPASAESQSSLSSLEKLMMDWNETSSAPSYNWNQSVLFQGGTKPGRGRRKKAETQAEACHLGFPPVPSPSSSSSPIPGPKRGSMGGRHPRGSRGGFSSCRRERTTLAKPKAHKQPNQPSAMPLFQDSPDLGMDYYSGDSSSMSPLSSQSQNLGLSEREQCGYSSPYSVNPSTPSSEEKFTQIFHNETASLSPVVGLQLESKSFQSPPSKPPHPYGGHSKAFSPNCSPTLAYKDSNSLMPCDARRLLSCAAQSPHRVGKDMPGSQYDSPPYSSSAYWYQQSSSLTGSPHHYEKRDEFLERNNIMGTSPHLLNSISLGRTEKDTQEMPRGGPLRPTSSYPPLSVGPNPLVASSSAAVEMNSPPSGLNDPGLQVSLETYHLRYPSLQTHGQAGLSLSSHHGGVLSQLLDQHAEDTFTVTSL; encoded by the exons GGATATCAAGTGCAATGGGAGGAAAGACTCTGGAGAAG CTCCCTGCATCACCTTCCTTGACTCTCAAGCTATGAAGAAGGACATGAAACAAAAGATCAGGACTTGTAGCCCCCTAACTTGCCTTGCACTTACTTCTGACGACTGTAATTCTCTTGATTCTGCAATGGGTCCTGATCTCAGCTGTCAAGAGAGGAAGaatgacaatgaaaaaaaagaCTTGCTTGCTCCAGAAGGGCAGAATGGTGACGCAAAAGAAAATAATCCATTACCTTACAGCCCACTGCAGCATTGCAACAGGTCTGACCTGCCTTTACACTCCTCTGGGCATGATAGTGCCCAGGAAGAGGATGCCGCTTCGCTTAGTTTGTTGGACAGACTCAACAGAAGTCAACAGGGCCTGGCAGAGGAGTTGTTGGAAGGGACTGAGGACAATGAACAGACCTTAAAAAACTTATCCAGCTCAATGCTTCTGTCTCCTGACAGGGGTAATATTGACAACATCCTGTCATTATTGCAGAGAAAATGTGGCAATGGTCGTATCAATCTGTGCCCAGTGGTCCAGCTTATTGACATCACAAAGGATAAGGGTCGTCTCTCTGAAGATCTGCAGTCCAGTGGGGTAAAACTAGATTGTACTGACCTTGGAGAGGAAGGTTGCTGTGAAGATAATCAGCAAGGTGACAAAATGGAGATGCCTTCTGAGATGTCTTCCATGCACTATAATTTCTTCTCCTCACCCTCACTTGCCAATGGCATTCGTAGTCCAGAAGAGAAAATCCTTAAGAAGCCAAGGATTGGACCCAGGGGTCGACGGCGACATATTGCCCAGCAACGGGAACTGCAACATATGACCCCACAGCCAGAGGTGCAACAGCAAGATTTGATGCCAGACCCTATACAGCAGGCTTCACAAAAAGAGGAGCTAGAGACTCAGCCTGAAGTTGCACCAGCTTTACTGGTCTCACAAGAGGAAATCGTAACCCTCGATGTGACAGAGGAGCAGCCTCTCACAATGCCCCAGGAAATTATTGCTCCTCTTGAGCCTGTAGAACCAATGGAAGAAATTCCAGTTCATTCCCCAATGACTGCAAACCCCATTATATTAGAATGCCAACCTATTGATATAATCCCCACTAGCATGCCAATGACAAATGTTAATGCTACCATAGTGCATGCAAGCACACCTGAAGTGAAAGAAAACACTTTGGTTAGTCAGCTGCAGCAGCAGATAAGTGAGAAGGACAATTCATCAATGACGCAGACcccagaaacagaaagaaaatattcaTTACGGAGTTTGCACAGGCCAAGGATACAATGCCATCTTAGGAAATCATCCCGATTGAGACGATCTTTGGCAGGATGCACTAAAGAAAGGAAGAACAGAATGCCTGCCCCATCAGTTGATGTACCTTTGCAGATAATAGAGGAACCTCTACAATTACTGGATGATGATTGTGAGAAGGCACAAGGAGACTTCAGGCAAGGGAGTAATGATCAGGATGGCATAATAGAACTGAAGAGCTATGACACCGAACAAGAGGGCAGCGAGGTTCCCATTGAGAGTCTCATCGAGCTTGAGGCAGAACCATTGGAGGAAACAGACATGACACGAGGCAAGAAGAGAGGAAGGTGTGTCGGTGTTCGTAAGATCGTTGTCAAAGTGGCACGAATTCCTGTAAATATGGGCCGGAGAAGCAAGAGCTACAAAATCTCATCAGTGGAGAACCCAGCGGTGTTGGACACAATGACAGGGATAGAGGGAAAAGAGGCCAATAAAGGACCACCTCGAGAGCCAGCTGCATTACTGAAGATGAAAAATAATGGCAAGAATGTGATGGTCATGTTTCCGCCAGGGGAGCTGCCCGTCATCTTGAAAAGAAGGCGGGGAAGGCCACCAAAACAAGTACCTCCAGGTCAACCTGACCCCAGATTAATAAAGGCCAATGAGGTGAAAAAGCCACGCCGGCGCAGAAGAGTGAAATTGGCTTCTCCACAGCCCTCCTATGTGGCAGACACCAATGATGCAAAAACAGATTACGGTGACGTTCTTTCTAAGTTAGCCTTCCTCAATCGTCAGCCCCCTACCACTGGCCGTTGTTCGCCTCCTCGATGCTGGACTCCCACTGAACCTAAAAACACTCTGCAGTCCCCTGATACTCCAAATATCGCAATCCTTATTCAGCGACTGCAAGGATTCCGCCGGAGAGGTGGAAGGGCAGGGTGCATGGGTGGAAGAGGAGGACTGGCGAATGCAAATGAATCTTTCAAACGATCATTCAGTGACTTCTTTGAGACaattggaaagaaaagaaaatccccGCCATCAGACTCACATTTTCCACGGAAGCGTGGCAGAGCAGCGTCAGTACACTCTTACACTGCACCATCGGCCGAGAAAGTGATTAGGAAGAGACGCCCCCGAAAGAATGGCATTCTAAAGGGAGCGCAGCAAGGTATGAATCAAGATTCTGACTGGAGCAAGGGTAGCAGCTGGCCCACAAAATCAGAAGGAAGACAgaaccaagcagaaaagagttatGGATACCAAAACCTGACATCTTCTCGCAGTTTTGTAGCCTGTGATGCTGCCAAAGGGGGCTTCTACTCCAGTCAGACCCAGGGGAACCAAGAATCCCAAGGGTTGTTTACTGGGTATTTTCGTTCACTCCTTGATTCTGATGACTCTTCTGACCTAATAGATTTCTCCATGTCTTCACAGTCATCAAGAGCCGAATCTCATAAACTTCCTGGTTGTTTCGAAACAGCCAATGCAGCTCAGTGCCAACGGTGGTCTCCTGTTTACCAAAAGCGGTGTCCCAAAGCAAGCCCAAACAGTTCTGAGTCTGTCTCTCAGGCATCAAATCTCTCCAGATCTGCGTATCCCCAGGGTGGAACCGGAACTGGGACTGGAACCACAACTGGAACATATAGCCTTTCTCAGACTTCTCCTACATCCTTCCAAAAAATGGTCCCCCCACTGTCTCTGTCCAGGTCTCCAAGTTCACCACACCCAGCTGGAAGTTTTTCCCACTATCCTGGCTTTGGGTCTGGATCACAGTCAATGAGTAGTACTTCTAATGCCTCTTTACCAACAATGAAACAGTTTGAAGGACAGCGTAACCCAGACTGTAGTTTCCCTTATGGTACTGGCAGCAGCAAACCACTGCAGGTGTCTCCAGGAAGCAGTTCAAGCACATGCTTTGCAGGCCTCCAAGGCACAAATCCATTAGGTAAATGCATATATAGTAGTGGTCACTTTCAAGGCATTGCGCATACGCCCTCATTGCAAGGGGAAAATCACGGTAGAACTGCATCTCCTGGGAATTTTATGCACACAAAAAACACCAATGAGTCCTTTCCCTCTTCCCCGGAAAGCTGTCGGCAGTATTCCTCAACTGCCCAGTGGGGCTACCGACCCAGCTATCCAGGGAGTGGCGGAGTCTGGAATACCGATTCTTTCAGGCCACATTTTCCTGGTTCCTTTGACTATGGCACCTATAATGAACCTAAAGATATCTTGGACATTTCCAATTACACCCCTCAAAAAGTGAAGCAGCGTTCCTTCTCAGAAACCTTCTCAGAGTCCTCATCTGATAGCTCTCACTTCGGGCAGCAAGCACCAGTTGCGTCAACAGGAAGTTCTTACAAGCAGCAtgacccacccccacccccacctgcTTCTGCGGAAAGCCAATCCAGCCTCTCCAGTTTGGAAAAACTGATGATGGATTGGAATGAGACCTCCTCAGCTCCGTCGTACAACTGGAATCAGAGTGTCTTGTTCCAAGGAGGTACCAAACCTGGCCGGGGTAGGCGGAAAAAGGCCGAAACTCAAGCAGAAGCTTGTCACCTTGGTTTCCCTCCTGTCCCTTCTCCTTCAAGCTCCTCTTCACCAATTCCAGGTCCAAAAAGGGGCTCCATGGGAGGTAGACACCCAAGAGGATCCCGCGGCGGATTCTCCTCCTGCAGACGAGAACGCACCACTCTGGCAAAACCCAAGGCTCATAAACAGCCCAACCAACCATCTGCAATGCCTCTGTTTCAGGACAGCCCAGACCTAGGAATGGACTATTACAGCGGTGATAGTAGTAGTATGTCCCCACTTTCATCACAATCACAAAACCTAGGACTGAGTGAAAGAGAGCAGTGTGGATACTCGAGCCCTTACTCGGTTAACCCTTCCACACCATCCTCAGAGGAGAAGTTTACCCAGATTTTCCATAATGAAACAGCCTCTTTGTCACCAGTTGTTGGATTACAGCTTGAGTCTAAATCCTTCCAGTCACCCCCTTCCAAGCCCCCTCATCCTTATGGGGGCCATTCCAAAGCCTTCTCACCCAACTGTTCTCCGACATTAGCGTACAAAGACAGCAACAGCCTCATGCCCTGTGATGCCAGGAGACTTCTCTCCTGTGCTGCCCAGAGTCCCCATAGAGTCGGCAAAGATATGCCCGGATCTCAGTATGATTCTCCTCCCTACAGCAGCTCTGCATATTGGTATCAACAAAGCAGCTCATTAACGGGGAGTCCTCACCACTATGAGAAGAGAGATGAATTTTTGGAGAGGAACAACATCATGGGAACTAGTCCGCATCTACTTAATTCCATCTCTCTGGGCAGGACTGAGAAGGACACCCAAGAGATGCCTAGGGGAGGACCACTCAGACCCACATCCTCCTATCCCCCTCTTTCAGTTGGTCCTAATCCGCTGGTCGCTTCATCGTCGGCTGCAGTTGAAATGAACTCGCCTCCTTCTGGACTAAATGACCCTGGCCTCCAGGTTTCTTTGGAAACCTACCACCTCCGTTATCCCAGTCTTCAGACACATGGGCAGGCTGGCCTAAGCCTCTCCTCTCATCATGGTGGCGTCTTGAGCCAACTGCTCGACCAGCACGCCGAGGACACTTTCACAGTGACCAGCCTATAG